In the genome of Augochlora pura isolate Apur16 chromosome 8, APUR_v2.2.1, whole genome shotgun sequence, one region contains:
- the LOC144473962 gene encoding mitochondrial-processing peptidase subunit alpha translates to MYFLMKVSRSSAMVALKKSAMQRRTFSFLSKCSFSSQNVINNNITRKSVITNHPPLTEPVPNLPNIVYATTKEEHQTTKVTVLSNGLRVASENRFGQFCTIGVLLDSGPRYEIAYPSGISHFLEKLAFGSTKVHESKDQIMLALEKHGGICDCQASRDTFVYAASAERQGLDTVVQILGDISLRPKITEEELTSARQMIRFELESLLTRPEQEPILMDMIHAAAYRSNTLGLPKICPEENVDYIDRKILFQYMKHHYTPNRMVVAGVGVEHEHLVSVVQKHFVEKKAIWEEEDEERGKENNLEEGKKKLNAVDTSIAQYTGGYILEECNVPIYAGPSGLPELSHVVIGLEGCSHQDPDFVAMCVLNMMMGGGGSFSAGGPGKGMYTRLYTNVLNRYHWLYSATAYNHAYADTGLFCIHASCTPSHVREMVEVIVHEMVAMSTNITDTELARAKKQLQSMLLMNLEQRPVVFEDIGRQVLATGSRKRPEYFIKAIDGISKDDINNVARRLLKSPPCIAARGEVRTIPSIGDIQAGLSDDQGRLPGSRSRLSLFR, encoded by the exons ATGTATTTCTTAATGAAAGTGTCACGGAGTTCTGCGATGGTTGCTTTGAAAAaaag TGCAATGCAAAGACGAACCTTTTCATTCTTGAGTAAATGCAGTTTTTCTTctcaaaatgttattaataataacataacacGCAAATCAGTTATTACAAACCATCCTCCATTAACTGAACCTGTTCCAAACTTACCTAATATTGTTTATGCTACCACGAAAGAAGAACATCAAACAACTAAAGTAACAGTTTTATCAAATGGATTAAGAGTTGCCTCTGAAAATCGCTTTGGCCAATTTTGCACTATCGGTG TGCTACTTGATTCTGGTCCACGATATGAAATTGCTTATCCTAGTggaatttctcattttttagagaaattagCATTCGGA tcaACGAAGGTTCATGAAAGCAAAGATCAAATTATGTTGGCATTAGAAAAGCATGGAGGAATATGCGATTGTCAAGCATCTAGGGATACATTTGTTTATGCTGCTTCAGCGGAACGTCAAGGATTAGATACAGTTGTACAAATACTAGGTGATATTTCTTTAAGACCcaaaataacagaagaagaa tTAACTTCAGCAAGACAAATGATCAGATTCGAATTAGAATCTTTACTTACAAGGCCAGAACAAGAACCGATACTCATGGACATGATCCATGCA gcTGCCTATAGAAGCAATACTCTTGGCCTTCCAAAAATATGCCCGGAAGAGAATGTTGATTAtatagatagaaaaatattgtttcagtATATGAAGCACCATTACACACCTAATAGAATGGTTGTAGCTGGAGTTGGTGTGGAACACGAACATCTGGTTTCTGTGGttcaaaa ACATTTTGTTGAAAAGAAGGCCATTtgggaagaagaagatgaagaaagGGGAAAAGAGAATAACTTAgaggaaggaaaaaagaagttAAATGCGGTTGATACATCGATTGCTCAATATACTGGGGGTTACATACTA GAGGAATGTAATGTACCCATTTATGCAGGGCCAAGTGGTTTACCAGAATTGTCTCATGTGGTGATAGGTTTAGAAGGTTGTTCTCATCAAGATCCAGATTTTGTAGCAATGTGTGTTTTAAATATGATGATGGGTGGAGGTGGCAGCTTTAGTGCTGGTGGACCAGGTAAAGGAATGTATACTCGTTTGTATACAAATGTGCTGAACAG GTACCATTGGTTGTATAGTGCAACTGCATACAACCATGCATATGCTGACACAGGACTCTTTTGTATTCATGCATCTTGTACACCGTCTCACGTTAGAGAAATGGTTGAAGTAATTGTGCACGAAATGGTTGCTATGTCTACTAATATTACAGACACTGAACTGGCA aGAGCAAAGAAGCAATTGCAGTCTATGCTTCTCATGAATTTGGAACAAAGACCTGTTGTTTTTGAAGACATTGGGCGACAAGTTCTAGCCACTGGATCCAGAAAACGACCAGAGTACTTCATAAAAGCAATTG ATGGAATTTCAAAGGACGACATAAATAATGTAGCACGACGTTTACTGAAATCACCTCCTTGCATAGCAGCTAGAGGAGAAGTAAGAACAATACCTTCCATCGGAGATATTCAAGCTGGACTGAGTGACGATCAAGGACGATTACCCGGTTCTCGCAGTAGATTATCACTTTTTCggtag
- the LOC144473964 gene encoding lysozyme — MTPNMPILMIFLNLCLLFGHHDTMTEALTISKTCFGCICEAASGCNVTIGCDESVCGPFRITWAYWSDAGKPNIENAPGQTGDGYLQCVNDPYCAARAVQGYMEKFAQDCNGDGNINCDDFLRIHRLGGYGCSSALNAKYEDTYKRCMATYNV, encoded by the exons ATGACGCCGAACATGCCGATTCTGatgatatttttgaatttatgtCTACTTTTTG GGCATCACGATACGATGACGGAAGCTCTAACAATATCGAAAACTTGCTTCGGATGTATATGCGAAGCTGCCTCAGGGTGTAACGTTACAATTGGTTGTGACGAATCTGTTTGTGGACCGTTCCGTATAACATGGGCCTATTGGTCCGATGCGGGTAAACCGAATATTGAAAATGCTCCTGGACAGACTGGCGAcg GCTACCTACAATGCGTAAACGATCCATATTGTGCAGCTCGTGCAGTACAAGGCTATATGGAAAAATTTGCTCAG GATTGCAATGGGGACGGCAATATCAATTGCGATGACTTTCTTCGTATTCATCGATTAGGCGGTTACGGATGTAGCTCTGCTTTGAATGCTAAATACGAAGATACATATAAACGTTGCATGGCAACCTATAACGTATaa
- the Rpl5 gene encoding ribosomal protein L5, which yields MGFVKVVKNKQYFKRYQVKFKRRREGKTDYYARKRLTIQDKNKYNTPKYRLIVRLSNKDITCQVAYSRIEGDRIVCAAYSHELPKYGVKVGLTNYASAYCTGLLLARRLLKKLGLDTLYTGTKEVTGGEYNVEELDDGPGAFRCYLDTGLMRTTTGARVFGAMKGAVDGGLNIPHSTKRFPGYDNESKSFNADVHRQHIFGQHIANYMKTLEEEDDEVFKRQFSQYIKNGISADNIENIYKQAHESIRSNPEHTKVARKETPVKKRWNRAKLSLSERKNRVEQKKASFLKTLEEVEA from the exons ATG GGTTTTGTAAAAGTTGTTAAGAATAAGCAGTATTTCAAACGGTATCAAGTAAAATTCAAGAGGCGACGTGAGGGAAAAACTGATTATTATGCTCGTAAACGACTAACCATTCaagataaaaacaaatataatacacCAAAATATAGACTGATTGTACGTCTATCCAATAAAGATATCACATGTCag GTAGCATACTCAAGAATTGAAGGAGACAGAATAGTGTGCGCAGCATACAGTCATGAACTTCCAAAGTATGGTGTTAAAGTTGGTCTTACAAATTACGCCTCTGCATATTGCACTGGTCTTCTTCTGGCACGAAGA ctaTTGAAAAAATTGGGATTAGATACACTATATACTGGTACAAAAGAAGTAACAGGCGGTGAATATAATGTTGAAGAATTAGATGATGGACCTGGTGCATTCAGATGTTATTTAGACACTGGTCTCATGAGAACTACCACAGGTGCTAGAGTTTTTGGTGCCATGAAGGGTGCTGTTGATGGTGGTTTAAATATTCCGCATAG CACCAAGAGATTCCCTGGATACGACAACGAGTCAAAATCATTTAATGCAGATGTACACAGGCAACATATTTTTGGACAACATAttgcaaattatatgaaaactTTAGAGGAAGAAGATGACGAAGTTTTCAAAAGACAATTTTCACAGTACATCAAAAACGGCATTTCTGCTGACAAT ATTGAAAACATCTATAAACAAGCTCACGAATCGATACGTTCAAATCCTGAACACACGAAGGTGGCGAGGAAGGAAACACCTGTGAAGAAACGGTGGAACCGTGCGAAACTTTCATTGTCGGAAAGAAAGAACCGTGTCGAACAGAAGAAAGCGTCTTTTCTTAAGACGCTAGAAGAAGTCGAGGCTTAA
- the Eef1beta gene encoding elongation factor 1-beta, translating into MAVGDLKTDKGVKDLNSYLADRSYIEGWQPTQADVAVLEALGKTPTSSNPHVLRWYNHIKSYDLETLPGEKKAPTLLSNDNVNPPAVAKTEDDDDVDLFGSDEEEDAEAARLREERLKAYAEKKSKKPALIAKSSLVLDVKPWGDDTDMKAMEKSVRSIEMDGLIWGASKLVAVGYGISKFRIMCVIEDDKVSVDLLLEQIESFVDLVQSVDIESFNKI; encoded by the exons ATGGCTGTTGGTGATCTTAAGACAGATAAGGGTGTCAAGgatttaaattcttatttagcAGATCGTAGTTATATCGAAGG gtgGCAACCTACTCAGGCCGATGTAGCAGTGTTAGAAGCTCTAGGAAAGACTCCAACATCTTCGAATCCTCATGTTTTACGATGGTACAACCATATCAAATCGTATGACTTAGAGACACTTCctggagaaaaaaaagcacCTACACTCTTAAGTAACGATAATGTTAATCCACCAGCAGTAGCAAAGACCGAAGATGATGATGACGTAGATCTGTTCGGTTctgatgaagaagaagatgcAGAAGCTGCTAGACTGAGAGAAGAAAGATTAAAAGCCTATGCAGAAAAGAAATCTAAAAAGCCAGCTCTAATTGCTAAATCTAGTCTTGTATTGGATGTAAAACCATGGGGTGATGACACAGATATGAAAGCAATGGAGAAATCAGTTAGATCTATAGAGATGGATGGATTAATTTGGGGTGCAT CCAAACTAGTTGCTGTGGGTTATGGTATATCTAAGTTCAGAATAATGTGTGTCATAGAAGATGACAAAGTGTCCGTGGACTTATTGCTAGAACAAATAGAAAGTTTTGTGGATCTAGTTCAATCTGTCGACATTGAGTCattcaacaaaatataa
- the LOC144474602 gene encoding protein-associating with the carboxyl-terminal domain of ezrin, producing the protein MGSEISAHNGLEIEEKSVETTDFWVHHTARVKGHGTQIVSLFVSEPSLHYNASFGNPSPLEKAAKNLMLYRHPCILKYVSSWSKGSKFYLTTEQVRPLIQTIESQNTLQICMGLYSILRALVFLHEKASVSHNNICGSVIYVTSEGCWKLGGLECLSKFKELTPAYLKKIRSYRYEKAVSPDEDTTILSTSFTAIDAYAFGILADDILKLKNSDDVPSLLEFKQFCKENLQNADPCLRSNLSSVLQHPFFTHDFMRIHAFLEELPLKSCQEKEIFFGNLIVQLRTFPENIVAEQLGRLLLSRMVLLDPTAQEKLLPFILKPKDGKDNVDENLFVVSTFKAYLVPKLLQMFCIRDVSIRLVLLSHFHSFVHTFQVDELKSQILPELLVGIKDTNDHLVSATLKALADVVPILGAATVVGGNRGKLFTDGRPNKVKDNGQNNNAISSFVNIVDFAAPTSTSQNIINLPERPSPDGGEDKKENMSSVVEEEYTWSDWETQETSTRELRPQISQLPDKTYESNDISNVGLVPIIDTNPVFDFNKAKAIESKFPKKSIILCDISELDIKNSKLTNATKEEYDFFTDMEPIIKKTQVLHVQEPQLTSKSVFDIKALNELDVSEENDGWEEDLSDWGMNDAQELKI; encoded by the exons atgggGAGTGAAATAAGTGCCCACAACGGGCTAGAAATTGAAGAGAAATCTGTAGAAACAACAGATTTTTGGGTGCACCATACCGCTCGCGTGAAAGGACATGGTACTCAAATAGTATCTTTATTTGTCAGTGAACCGTCTTTGCATTATAATGCAAGTTTTGGGAATCCTTCTCCTTTGGAGAAAGCTGCAAAG AATCTAATGTTATATAGGCATCCTTGTATACTGAAGTATGTCTCATCATGGTCTAAAGGTAGCAAATTTTATCTCACAACCGAACAAGTTAGACCCCTGATTCAAACAATAGAATCACAGAATACCCTTCAAATATGCATGGGTctatatagtattttacgaGCACTTGTATTTCTTCATGAAAAAGCATCTGTTTCTCATAACAACATATGTGGCAGTGTTATCTACGTTACATCAGAAGGATGTTGGAAACTTGGTGGTTTAGAATGCCtaagtaaatttaaagaattgacCCCAGcttatttgaagaaaataagaagCTATAGGTATGAGAAAGCAGTATCACCTGATGAAGATACAACTATTTTATCAACTAGTTTCACAGCAATTGATGCCTATGCATTTGGAATTTTGGCAGATGACATTCTGAAGTTAAAGAATTCAg ACGATGTACCCAGTCTTCTAGAGTTCAAGCAATTTTGTAAAGAGAATTTACAAAATGCTGATCCATGCTTGAGAAGTAATTTATCAAGTGTTCTTCAGCACCCATTTTTTACTCATGATTTTATGAGAATACATGCATTTTTAGAAGAACTGCCATTAAAAAGCTgtcaagaaaaagaaatattttttgg GAACTTAATAGTGCAGTTGAGAACATTCCCTGAAAATATTGTAGCGGAACAGTTGGGACGATTGTTGCTTTCACGAATGGTTTTATTAGATCCAACTGCGCAAGAGAAACTTTTACCATTCATTTTAAAACCTAAAG ATGGAAAGGACAACGTGGACGAGAATCTGTTTGTAGTATCAACGTTTAAAGCGTATTTAGTACCTAAGCTATTGCAAATGTTTTGCATAAGAGACGTGTCAATACGATTGGTACTTTTATCACATTTTCACTCGTTCGTTCATACGTTTCAAGTAGACGAATTAAAATCTCAAATACTTCCTGAACTGCTCGTTGGAATTAAAGATACGAACGATCATCTTGTTTCTGCAACGTTAAAAGCATTGGCTGATGTAGTTCCAATACTTGGTGCAGCCACTGTGGTTGGTGGAAACAGGGGCAAATTATTTACGGACGGTCGACCGAATAAAGTAAAAGACAATGGGCAAAACAATAACGCTATTTCATCATTTGTAAATATCGTTGATTTTGCAGCTCCTACAAGTACTAGtcaaaacataattaatttaccagAGAGGCCATCGCCAGATGGAGGcgaagataaaaaagaaaatatgtcTTCAGTTGTAGAAGAAGAGTATACATGGTCCGATTGGGAAACTCAAGAAACCTCCACTAGAGAACTCCGTCCTCAAATTTCCCAATTACCTGATAAAACTTACGAATCTAACGATATTTCCAACGTCGGTTTAGTACCAATAATTGACACCAATCCAGtatttgatttcaataaaGCCAAAGCAATTGAATCCAAGTTTCCaaagaaatcaattattttatgcgaTATTTCAGAACTTGATATcaagaattcaaaattaacaaatgcTACCAAGGAAGAGTATGACTTCTTCACGGATATGGAACCCATAATAAAGAAGACACAAGTGTTACATGTACAAGAACCGCAATTAACATCAAAAAGCGTATTCGACATTAAAGCATTAAATGAACTAGATGTAAGTGAAGAAAACGATGGTTGGGAAGAAGATTTAAGTGACTGGGGAATGAATGATGCTCAAGAATTGAAGATTTAA
- the LOC144473961 gene encoding nucleolar MIF4G domain-containing protein 1, producing the protein MGSFKRSTVKHKSKVAEKSRKQIRKELRKQKKVNRANYFKKRNESHAEGEHAVERVHSDNIKINKDLHTKALKRKKEQEFERRKKNQKDEFLRKANEKEDVVIRKLEKQLKLNKKKKTRIPKSFEMDGLDDVLDFCLQKDRKGIMEAEKELIENEFNNHFKNDLSVVLGESDMETTEEKDEKNLDKTNNFEDISKHDLGDSDPEMCKTRKVECSAKQNRTYDNNDNVDHGSWEDIYGRKRNSEGQVIHESGTRKYHVAQASIDSINKDDEKLISLRRKLKGYMNRVAENNMHTIANQIEEMYMTNSRNNMNYLLTNLIFEAVIADILTPTRLVCEYMMLIAILHANIGVEIGAHFLEKLVKKFVEIIDTPQIVENKTLDNVILMISHLYNFKVYGHRLLYQILNKLTTKFGEKEIDLILLILRTVGFVLRKDDPIALKEFIQNLQQIASCNNEQSSRVRFMLDVLLAIKNNNVSKIPQYDPSHVDHLKKVVKTIIRKGNSITQFNVTLEDLLHADENGKWWIVGSAWVGSNNTANHEVVKIQDKFRFGKKLLDLAEKQRMNTDTRRNIFCVLMTAEDYVDAFENLHHLGLKDQQEEEIIHVLMHCCLQENKFNPYYAVLAQKLCEYNRKYQLTIQYTFWDKLKTLTTYGSKQLSNLARFLTYLIIEKCLAISVLKVIEFTELDRYTMQLVRQIILGILLDKNEQACLQVFERISVSPQLQTFRESLRLFINYFLIRNINTSVALGEKELTLKKRADLVDRIISSHGMKLKF; encoded by the exons ATGGGTTCATTTAAACGCTCGACAGTAAAACATAAATCAAAAGTAGCAGAGAAATCACGAAAACAAATTCGTAAAGAGCTTaggaaacagaaaaaagttAATAGAGCGAATTACTTCAAAAAACGAAATGAGTCGCATGCTGAGGGAGAACATGCTGTGGAACGTGTACATAgtgacaatattaaaattaacaaagacTTACATACAAAAGCtttaaagagaaagaaagaacaagaatttgaacggagaaaaaaaaatcagaagGATGAATTTCTTAGAAAAGCAAACGAGAAGGAAGATGTTGTTATTAGAAAGTTGGAGAAGCAactgaaattgaataaaaagaaaaaaacaagaaTACCCAAATCTTTTGAAATGGATGGTTTAGACG ATGTTCTGGATTTTTGCTTACAGAAAGATAGGAAGGGTATCATGGAAGCAGAAAAGGAACTTATAGAGAATGAGTTTAATAATcactttaaaaatgatttatctgTAGTTCTTGGCGAAAGTGACATGGAAACGACTGAGGAAAAAGACGAGAAAAATTTAGATAagacaaataattttgaagacATAAGCAAGCATGATTTAGGGGATAGTGATCCAGAAATGTGCAAAACTAGGAAAGTAGAATGTAGTGCTAAACAAAATAGAACatatgataataatgacaatgTGGATCATGGTTCTTGGGAAGATATCTatggaaggaaaagaaatagCGAAGGTCAAGTTATACATGAGTCTGGTACACGTAAATACCATGTAGCACAAGCAAGTATAGATAGCATAAATAAAgacgatgaaaaattgatttctttaaGAAGGAAATTGAAAGGCTATATGAATAGGGtagcagaaaataatatgCATACTATAGCTAATCAG ATAGAGGAAATGTATATGACTAATAGCCGCAAcaatatgaattatttgttgacaaatttaatatttgaagctGTAATTGCAGATATACTTACTCCAACTCGTTTAGTTTGTGAATATATGATGTTAATTGCTATTTTACATGCTAACATTGGGGTTGAAATTGGTGCACATTTTTTGGAAAAACTAGTAAAGAAGtttgttgaaataatagaTACCCCacaaattgtagaaaataaaacattggATAATGTGATTTTGATGATttcacatttatataattttaag GTTTATGGACATAGGCTCCTTTATCAGATACTTAATAAACTGACAACCAAAttcggagagaaagaaattgatttgATATTACTTATTTTGAGAACAGTAGGTTTTGTACTGAGAAAAGATGATCCAATTgctttaaaagaatttatacaaaatttgcaGCAAATAGCTAGTTGTAACAACGAGCAGAG TTCAAGAGTTAGATTTATGTTAGACGTATTGttagcaataaaaaataataatgtcagTAAAATACCACAATATGATCCTTCACATGTGGACCATTTGAAGAAAGTTGTGAAAACTATAATACGTAAAGGAAACTCTATAACGCAATTCAATGTTACTTTGGAAGATCTGCTACATG CtgatgaaaatggaaaatggtgGATCGTCGGTTCCGCCTGGGTTGGATCAAACAATACAGCTAATCACGAAGTAGTAAAAATTCAAgataaatttcgtttcggtAAAAAACTACTTGACTTAGCAGAGAAACAACGAATGAACACTGATacaagaagaaatatattttgtgttCTTATGACGGCCGAAGATTATGTAGATGCTTTTGAGAATCTTCATCATCTCGGCTTAAAAGATCAACAAGAAGAGGAAATTATACATGTTTTAATGCATTGTTGTTTGCAAGAAAATAAGTTTAACCCTTACTATGCTGTATTAGCACaaaaattatgcgaatatAACCGAAAGTATCAG CTCACAATACAGTATACTTTTTGGGATAAACTGAAAACTCTAACTACATACGGATCGAAGCAGTTAAGCAATCTGGCCCGATTTTTGActtatttaatcattgaaaAGTGTCTGGCCATATCagttttaaaa GTTATTGAATTCACGGAATTAGATAGATACACTATGCAACTTGTTAGACAAATTATATTAGGTATccttttagataaaaatgagCAAGCATGTTTACAAGTATTCGAAAGAATATCTGTGTCTCCACAATTACAAACTTTTAGAGAAAGCTTAcgcttatttataaattattttctaataaggAATATAAATACATCTGTCGCGTTAGGCGAAAAGGAACTAACTTTAAAAAAGAGAGCTGACTTGGTCGATAGAATTATAAGTTCGCATGgaatgaaactgaaattttaa
- the Nd-75 gene encoding NADH dehydrogenase (ubiquinone) 75 kDa subunit, with translation MLRLSVIRLSTGLPNGRPFAVGLHTSSKLQQELVEVFIDDKPVHVPPGTTVLQAAAKVGVEIPRFCYHERLAVAGNCRMCLVEIEKQVKPVAACAMPVMKGWRVKTNSDLTRKAREGVMEFLLVNHPLDCPICDQGGECDLQDQSMAFGSDRSRFVDIDYSGKRAVEDKDIGPLVKTVMTRCIHCTRCIRFASEVAGIDDLGTTGRGNDMQVGTYVEKMFLSELSGNIIDLCPVGALTSKPYAFVARPWETRSTDSIDVLDAVGSNIVVTHRTNEVLRILPRVNEEINEEWISDKARFSCDGLKRQRLITPMMKINGKLEAIEWEDALVEIARNVHGVAVNKCAAIAGKLADAESLVALKDLVNRLGGETLATEQTFPQEGSGIDIRSSYLLNNSILAIEDADVVLLIGTNPRYEAPLVNTRLRKGYLHGEQTIALIGPKVDLTYDYEHLGQSADVVTQLKNGTHPFSNTLKAAKKPLVILGVEQLTRKDGVNILSETQSLAQVLGENSNAPEGWKVLNILHTNASQVAALDVGYSSTIENVKQAQPKILFLLGADDSNIKKEDFPNTFIVYIGSHGDEGASMADVILPGAAYTEKVATYVNTEGRAQETCAAITPPGMARPDWKIIRALSEVCGVCLPYDNLMQLRCRLEEVAPHLVRYGNIEPANYFSQALQLSKESKGSLSSKPVEIKQKTLDQFFMTDAVSRASPTMAKCVQAVIKQRESTV, from the exons ATGTTGAGGCTCTCAGTAATAAGGTTGTCTACAGGATTACCAAATGGTAGGCCCTTTGCTGTGGGATTACATACATCCTCCAAGCTACAACAAGAATTGGTAGAGGTGTTCATCGATGACAAACCCGTTCACGTCCCACCTGGGACAACTGTCTTGCAG GCAGCTGCAAAAGTGGGAGTTGAAATTCCTAGATTTTGTTATCATGAACGTTTAGCTGTAGCTGGAAATTGTAGGATGTGTCTtgtagaaattgaaaagcaggtCAAg cCTGTTGCTGCTTGTGCCATGCCTGTGATGAAAGGCTGGAGAgtaaaaacaaattctgatttaACTCGTAAAGCTCGAGAAGGTGTTATGGAGTTCTTGTTAGTAAATCATCCATTGGATTGCCCAATCTGTGATCAGGGAGGTGAATGTGATTTACAGGATCAAAGTATGGCATTTGGTAGTGACCGGAGCCGATTCGTTGACATTGATTACAGTGGCAAAAGAGCAGTAGAAGACAAAGATATTGGACCCCTGGTAAAAACAGTTATGACACGTTGTATCCATTGTACAAGGTGTATACGTTTTGCATCTGAAGTAGCTGGTATCGATGATTTGGGAACTACTGGGCGTGGAAATGATATGCAA GTTGGAACTTATGTAGAAAAAATGTTCCTTTCTGAATTATCTGGTAACATCATTGACTTATGTCCAGTTGGAGCATTAACCAGTAAACCATATGCTTTTGTTGCTCGACCGTGGGAGACTCGTTCTACAGACAGCATTGATGTTCTTGATGCTGTTGGTAGTAATATAGTTGTAACACATCGAACGAATGAAGTTCTTAGGATTCTACCACGAGTGAATGAA gaaataaatgaagagTGGATTTCGGACAAAGCACGATTCTCTTGTGACGGACTTAAGCGCCAGAGACTTATTACTCCcatgatgaaaataaatggaaaattggAAGCTATAGAATGGGAAGATGCTCTTGTAGAAA TCGCTCGAAATGTACATGGAGTAGCTGTCAATAAATGTGCAGCAATCGCTGGAAAATTGGCGGATGCCGAGTCTCTTGTAGCACTAAAAGATCTAGTGAACAGACTTGGCGGTGAAACTCTCGCAACAGAACAAACATTTCCACAAGAGGGTTCAGGTATAGATATAAGAAGTAGTtacttgttaaataattcaattcttGCGATTGAGGATGCTGATGTGGTATTGTTAATCGGAACAAATCCGAGATATGAAGCACCATTGGTAAATACACGTTTGAGGAAGGGATACCTTCATGGTGAACAAACTATTGCACTAATAGGCCCAAAGGTAGATTTGACGTACGACTACGAG cATTTAGGCCAATCGGCAGACGTTGTAACACAATTGAAAAATGGTACTCATCCATTTTCTAATACTTTAAAAGCTGCTAAAAAGCCTCTAGTTATTTTAGGCGTTGAGCAGTTAACTAGAAAAGATGGAGTAAACATTCTTTCTGAAACACAGTCGCTTGCACAAGTTTTGGGAGAAAACTCGAAT GCTCCTGAAGGTtggaaagtattaaatatacttcATACGAATGCGTCGCAAGTGGCTGCATTAGATGTAGGTTATTCATCAACTATAGAAAACGTTAAACAGGCACAgccaaaaattcttttcctaTTGGGTGCAGAcgattcaaatataaaaaaagaagacttTCCAAATACATTCATCGTATATATTG GAAGTCACGGCGATGAAGGAGCTTCGATGGCCGACGTTATACTTCCTGGTGCAGCATATACTGAAAAGGTTGCAACATACGTAAACACAGAAGGACGTGCTCAAGAAACTTGTGCTGCTATTACACCACCGGGAATGGCACGGCCAGACTGGAAGATTATACGGGCTCTGTCTGAG GTATGCGGTGTTTGTTTGCCTTATGACAACTTGATGCAGCTCCGTTGTAGACTAGAAGAAGTCGCACCCCACTTAGTCAGATATGGCAACATAGAACCAGCTAATTATTTTTCCCAAGCTTTACAATTATCGAAG GAATCTAAAGGATCTCTATCTTCGAAACCAGTCGAGATTAAACAGAAAACGTTGGATCAGTTCTTCATGACAGATGCAGTGTCTCGTGCTTCTCCCACAATGGCTAAATGTGTACAAGCAGTTATCAAACAACGGGAGAGCACCGTGTAG